The nucleotide window TCCTCGACGGTGAACTTCCTGGATGATCAATTTAGTTATTGCTTCACAGGTTCTCTTTTTCTGCTGGAAGATTCTGTAGTTCCTTTCACGCCATATGCGATATACAGTCCCAGCCAAACTCATTCTATAAACCTCTGCTTGTGAGCTCTTCCCGTTTGCCTGATTCCTTGCCATTCTAGCTCCTCTTCCCATGGTTGCCCATACCTGCTAAGGCCTAACCACTTCAGAATCTTCAACCAAATACAAGCTGAGATGTTACACTTGAAGAACAAGTGCTGATGGCTCTCCTGCTCAACCTCGCTTAAAGGAGAAATTTAATTGGGTGCTTTTTCACCATAATCAGAAATTAAATAAAtctataataattgtttcttctttccACTCTATTCTTTAAAATACGATTGGAAGAAAAAAAGTGCTCTTTTTGTGATTATTAACTGTTACTTTAGTGTAGAACGTCAACAATCACTCTTAAATGTTCTGATTTATTTTGAACTAATTTTTCATCACTTGAGGTGAGATCCAAAGAAACTAGGGTGCTTAGAGTTCTGTCTCATGTCCAACTtcctttcaatattttttttcctatttatcTATTAGTTTAAGCATCAGTTCTATTTCAAGTCAGTTGACAATAATGCCTATTGTTCGTCTGCTAAGTGTATAAATAGGTTGTGAGTGTGATCACTTCACAGTGCTTAGGTCGTGAGAGTGGTATTGACTTCTTCATGTTTCTGAACTGGTCCCTGGGACCTGGTTGTATATAAGCTTTTCTTCAATGGACTGTGCTAGAAAATAATTGATCCAGACTATTTTTTATGGATTAAAAGATGACCCTATTCTGCACCTAAAACTTGAAGCATCGAAAGAAGTTAACAGGTCGTACTTTTAGGTCCCTTCCCTTTCCTTTCCCTCTCTGGGCCATGTCAAGTGCATGTCTTACCGGCTTATGTTGCTTccagttgaagatttggtgtTGTTTCTCCTTTACATACTGCATGAGTGTTGATGCCCATCCCAAAAGTTTTTTGAAAGTTTGTCCTGTTTGAACTGTTAAATTATTAAGGTAGAGTGGGTTGCTTGTGACATTTCTTTGTTGATGTAGTTTTGCAGTTTTACTCAAGAATATGTCCTGCATCCTTCAATTCTTATCTTTATATTCTCCATAGAATCCTTATTCTTAATtaattggtttatttttttagagCTACACGTTGAATATCACAACAGTGGAAGGTTTTGACACATTTATGTCAAGTCTTACAAATAAGTCATTCCGCCCAACTAAGAGTGGCAGTGGGATTGACCTCGTTTTGAGCTGTGTAGATAATTATGAAGCAAGAATGGTAGTAAATCAGGTACGAGCAAATATCTGCTatctaaaatttaattaatggctAGTGTGTGCTTTTGTATGCTCTAGTGTCCTCTTTTTGAAAGTAATTTGAAATAGGTTCTTTTTGCAAGAACTTCTTTAATCTGTATAAGAACAAGTTTACTAGATATTAGGTATTAGGTTGTTCATTATTTGGTAGCTTACCTGCTATGTACTTCGTCATAATGCAGGCCTGCAATGAATTAAACCAGACATGGATGGAATCTGGTAAGTGGCTGAAATTTcatattcttcttttttctttctttcatatgTGTCAGGAAACTCTTCTATGTGGCCAAGCACTACCCTTATTTGGTTATAAGATAGCCTTCATCTAAAAGagatattttgaaaattttccagTGTTAAAATACTGGCTGTATAAGAAATTGTAAATGAACTGGTGAAAAACTGAACTTTGGTAATGCACAAACTTAGCTCGTTTAATTTAGTGGAAGAGGAGCCCGATCTTTCTTTGTTGCTTCTTTTCTTAATGTATCACTGGAACTTTTagccaaataaaattttgaatttctACAACCTCTTTATATCATTAAATGCTGAAAAACAGTTAGTTGTATTAACACCCGACAAATGTATTCCGACTTTATAATATTACAAGCTTCTATGAAAATGTGTTGTACGTACATGTCTGCATTTGTAAGAATCTGGATGTGATCGTCATCGGTTGTAATTTTCTTGTATGGATTCCACTAAAGGAATTTATGTGCAGCTTTTTATTTTCATATAGCAAACCAAAAGTTTTTATCAAACGATAGGGAAATACATTCTGGATAATTTGGAACTCATGTTAAACTTTGTGACAGGTGTATCTGAAGATGCTGTCTCAGGTCACATACAATTGTTGATTCCTGGTGAAAGTGCTTGCTTTGCATGTGTACCTCCTCTGGTATGTTTAGTTATTGAAGTTTTCCCTAATGACTTCAATTAAGGATCACTATTCTTTACTTGAAGTGAGACTCTTGATTTCTGTAACAGTCCTTTAAGATTGCTAAAGTCAGAgaaataaaagttaaaaaaggCTATCTTATAGCTAAAAATTATTTTGTTCTGCCAAATTTCAGTTTTCTGTATGAACTCCAGCTAAGTTTGCTTGCAAGTAAATCACTGTAATGGAATACTTGTGCTTTTAGGTTGTAGCATCTGGAATCGATGAACGGACCCTAAAGCGTGAAGGGGTTTGTGCTGCCTCTCTACCTACTACAATGGTATGAAAAACCTTACTCCCCCAATTGTTTTGCTGTTCCCGTTCTCTCTTTATTTAGTTTTACGCATGACAAGTTCTAGTTGTGATTGATGTTTGCTTCTTCATCTTTAAATTGTTCTCTTTCTCCTTATAGCCCCATTTGCTGTTAATTTGGCAGCTTTTCTCATGTTTATGCTCCCACATGCTTTGGAAGAATAatattaacttctttttttccaGCAACACTACTAGAGTCCTGTTTATTGCTTTGACTGAAGTTGTATTATATATTTGCTACATGATTTGGTAAATTAACATTCTATCTATCTTTGATAGGGAGTGGTAGCTGGACTTTTAGTTCAAAACACATTGAAATACTTGTTGAAGTTTGGACAGGTGTCACCATATCTGGTAAAGCTTGCAATCTCTCTCTCTCCCTTTCCCCCTTCTCTCCCTTTAAGGCTCCACGATAAATGTGGGAGAATGTTAATCATACTTAAGTTCTTTCTTGGATATTTTTTAGTCAAAATGTTGACTTGAGTTCCTTCAAGCCTTTGAAGTACGGAGGACTTTTTCGATCATCCCCTCTTACTGTACATTCGTTCTTAACAAATAACTGATCATATATTCAGAGGATATGGCAGACCAGTATATACTCGAGTTCTTAGTTCCAGTCTCTCAAATTCACAAAGGAGTAAACTTGCCTCCTCTTAAAGGAGGACAAGGTGTAGAGAGAAATTAAGTGTAGCTCAAcagttttgattttttgattttttttcttgttgCTTGTTATAGGGGTACAATGCCCTCAAAGATTATTTTCCAACGATGGAGATGAAGCCAAATACACAATGTTCAAATGTTGCTTGTTTGGAACGGCAGGTATAGTGGCCATGGTCTTACAAATGAAGAGGCATTTGTCTTTGATATTCAattgaagtttgacattttatGATGTTTTTTACTACTCTGCAGAAGGAATACATTCTTGCAAAACCTAGCAGGGATGCTGCTGCTAAAGTAAAGGCGGACAAGGAAGCATTATCAGCACCAGAAAACCCTGTTCATGCAGATAATGAATGGAACATAAGGTAAGTTTCGATACTAACGCAaatttagaaagaaagaaaaaacacaaGGTAAGCTTACAGACAACTACATCCTCACATACCTCATATTGGTAAAAAGCACTTGGACAGCTTTGTTGAGTCTAATGTGAGTGATGGGTTCTAATAACTCTTGCTGATCTTATTGTTGTTCAACTAATTGTTTTTGTTGCTATCTTCTGATCTTTCAGCGTTGTTGATGACAATGAAGTGGATGGTGCTGTCAGTAGACATTCAGGTTTTCAGTCACACTGATAAACATATTTTGCTTTTGTAGCCTCAATTTGCTTGTGCATTCATTATCTGCTAACTCAAATTCTTCAATGGATCATAATTCATAACTCAAAAATGAAGCCCGTGTTGCTCAAAGTACAAAAGTTTCTTTAGCCAAAGATGTTGTGATTAACCTTTACTTGTGAAATCCATTGCTTTCCATCTAAACATCTGAAGTGCTAAGACTGAGAAGCATCAAGCTAAAGAATGAAATAACATGAAATTTGGAAAGTTCAAAGGTAAAAGAGCTAAGACAGGAGAATGAAAGTTGAAAGGATATAGGGGAAAAGGAAAATACAGTTTGTTCTGCTATTGATTAGGATAGGCATGCCGACTGCCTTAAACTTTAAGTGTCCTGCATTAATATAGTAAGATGCATTGATACTGCTCTGTTGTTTTCCTCTTCTGCAGTATTTTCTTGATACTGCATACTAATAAAATCTTACcttatcatatatgtatacacacacacattTGTAGTAAGATGCATTGAGAGATCGCAACACATACTCTACTCTAGTCTAGGATATTATTTTATCTTGGAAATGCACCTATCTTTTTTTCCCTCAAGAATCCAATGTCAGCCACATGGAAAGATGAGTACAATCTTACGTACCGTAAGAGGGGCCTTGTGAAGCTATAGAGTAAACTTACAAATCAATAAAGCTTTGTTGAAAAGATTGCCCTTCAAACTTTTGATGTGAGTTCACTACAAAAAGTGCATATAATTCTTTGTTCGACAATGCTACCAGATCATACTAGGACAATCTCTCTCTTTCTTGTGTTTAGCGTTATAGGGTATGTCTCTAGTTTATACAGGTGGAAGACTGTTC belongs to Nicotiana tabacum cultivar K326 chromosome 6, ASM71507v2, whole genome shotgun sequence and includes:
- the LOC107792163 gene encoding ubiquitin-like modifier-activating enzyme 5 produces the protein MEVELKELLNDLQSLKKSLSDPSHLALIDKMHLHAENIATLENSGPTRRSKVKDMSAEVVDSNPYSRLMALQRMGIVENYERIREFSVAIVGIGGVGSVAAEMLTRCGIGRLLLYDYDKVELANMNRLFFRPEQVGMTKTDAAVQTLSEINPDVVLESYTLNITTVEGFDTFMSSLTNKSFRPTKSGSGIDLVLSCVDNYEARMVVNQACNELNQTWMESGVSEDAVSGHIQLLIPGESACFACVPPLVVASGIDERTLKREGVCAASLPTTMGVVAGLLVQNTLKYLLKFGQVSPYLGYNALKDYFPTMEMKPNTQCSNVACLERQKEYILAKPSRDAAAKVKADKEALSAPENPVHADNEWNISVVDDNEVDGAVSRHSGVLPEGIVHELPVADEYTKPAITEIVGPADDLEELRRQLEALNAD